From the bacterium genome, one window contains:
- a CDS encoding CHAT domain-containing protein, with amino-acid sequence MKLFLQRMVLFLLAAMPCVAQVPADMLDTARAAYQSGHPAEASRLLSEVLQELLTDSPEADSLRAVTLQLRGWCAEDMGRRDEALADYKRCINLRTRLFPAGHPERGGVLMDEGNLLYTMGRYVEAESLIPQLLHELRVSEGEGGENTLTWLGNLGMLQYKNGKYGEAEITLLEVMRRSGPLFGTTEPPYILALNNLAGLYMSMGRYEEAEGRYLEALRADSVTATSDSSRNIVLVNNLAHLYKKTGRWKDAERYYMHALDLHRIQGTDSSKSAATVMNNLAMLYMEAGRYRDAEPLFTRGRDIDQALLGPRHPSYANDLNNLGSWNWRMGNTTEAERLYIEAMNIRREILGDKNPDFVTYLGNLAMLYTALNRLEDAEPLHLRMVRTLLEFLEMNFPALSEKEKTDYAARLRHNLNSFNAFAVRRIATRPGIAADMYDLQLAIKGILFRNTRRVRERILASSDTALIASFHRWEQMKLRTVGLLRLRQRAREQLGLDIDSILQACNRAERALCLASEEFKDVYGQDRPDWTRIRDRLRPGEAAIEILRYEVYDTSWTEEVAYAALICTPDCRDAPKLVHIPDAEKLEDYLLSYYRSCMRKDERDVVLYQRFWAPMDQALKGIDRVYLSGDGVYNLINPLTFPHPGGGFLLDSLDIRLVTSTADIASQQSNRGSEKNALLLGYPAYGNGGTIPPLPGTKDEVQAITMLLRAHGYHCRELLGRDASEDTLLKTAHPGILHLATHGYFIDGNLRGSNVASIIPGGYSDDDVQRFPLLRSGLLLAGATTASTPQLSASSGSDGILTAYEAMHLDLQSTRLVVLSACNTGLGTVRIGEGVYGLQRAMLVAGAQAVLMSLWPVSDEATTVLMTAFYARYLESGDVNAAYRSAQQQIRKRWDTPSIWGAFVLVR; translated from the coding sequence ATGAAGCTTTTCCTTCAGCGAATGGTGCTGTTCCTCCTCGCAGCCATGCCGTGCGTAGCGCAGGTTCCGGCGGACATGCTTGATACGGCACGTGCAGCCTATCAGAGCGGACATCCCGCGGAAGCATCGCGCCTGCTATCAGAAGTGCTTCAGGAGCTTCTAACCGATTCCCCGGAGGCGGACTCCCTGCGCGCCGTCACGCTGCAGCTGCGCGGCTGGTGTGCGGAGGATATGGGGCGACGAGACGAGGCTCTTGCAGATTATAAGCGTTGTATCAATTTGCGGACCAGGTTGTTTCCCGCCGGCCATCCGGAACGCGGCGGCGTATTGATGGACGAGGGGAATCTGCTTTATACCATGGGACGCTACGTGGAGGCGGAATCACTTATCCCGCAGCTGCTCCATGAACTTCGCGTGAGTGAAGGCGAGGGGGGAGAGAATACGCTTACATGGCTCGGAAACCTGGGGATGCTGCAGTATAAAAACGGTAAATACGGGGAAGCTGAAATCACCCTGCTGGAGGTCATGCGCCGCAGCGGTCCCCTGTTCGGCACGACGGAACCACCGTATATCCTGGCCCTGAACAATCTCGCCGGTCTGTACATGAGCATGGGGCGCTACGAGGAGGCGGAAGGCCGCTATCTGGAGGCTCTCCGTGCCGACAGTGTCACGGCGACCAGCGACTCCAGTCGTAATATTGTTCTCGTGAACAATCTTGCCCACCTGTACAAGAAAACTGGTCGCTGGAAAGATGCGGAGCGCTATTATATGCATGCGCTGGATCTTCATCGAATACAGGGAACGGACAGCTCGAAGAGCGCAGCAACGGTAATGAACAACCTCGCCATGCTGTATATGGAAGCCGGGCGCTACCGTGACGCGGAGCCTCTGTTCACCAGAGGCCGCGACATTGATCAGGCATTGCTTGGACCAAGGCATCCCTCCTACGCGAATGATCTGAATAATCTCGGTTCGTGGAATTGGCGCATGGGAAACACGACCGAGGCGGAGCGCCTGTATATTGAGGCAATGAACATTCGGAGAGAGATCCTCGGCGATAAGAACCCGGATTTCGTGACCTATCTCGGCAACCTCGCGATGCTGTACACGGCCCTGAATCGCCTCGAGGACGCAGAACCGCTGCATCTCCGCATGGTCCGCACTCTGCTGGAGTTTCTTGAGATGAATTTTCCGGCGCTCAGCGAAAAGGAAAAGACGGACTACGCCGCGAGGCTCCGGCACAATCTGAACAGCTTCAACGCATTTGCAGTACGCCGGATCGCGACACGGCCCGGTATCGCAGCGGACATGTATGACCTGCAGCTGGCGATCAAGGGTATCCTTTTTCGAAACACACGGCGCGTGCGGGAACGCATTCTTGCTTCTTCCGATACAGCGCTGATTGCTTCGTTCCACCGCTGGGAGCAGATGAAGCTGCGGACCGTAGGACTGCTTCGCCTGCGACAGCGTGCGCGTGAACAGCTTGGCCTCGACATCGATTCCATTCTGCAGGCATGCAACAGGGCAGAACGGGCGCTCTGTCTGGCCTCGGAAGAATTCAAGGATGTCTACGGACAGGATCGACCGGACTGGACCCGGATTCGCGACCGTCTGCGCCCCGGAGAGGCAGCAATCGAGATTCTGCGTTATGAGGTGTATGATACGTCGTGGACGGAAGAGGTGGCATATGCTGCACTGATCTGTACTCCGGACTGCAGGGACGCTCCCAAGCTGGTGCATATCCCCGATGCAGAGAAGCTGGAGGATTATCTGCTCTCCTACTACCGGAGCTGCATGCGCAAGGACGAACGGGACGTCGTGTTATACCAGCGTTTCTGGGCACCCATGGACCAAGCATTGAAGGGAATTGACAGGGTCTATCTTTCAGGTGACGGCGTGTACAATCTCATCAATCCGTTGACGTTTCCCCATCCGGGAGGTGGCTTCCTTCTCGATTCACTCGACATCCGCCTCGTCACCTCTACCGCGGATATCGCATCGCAGCAGAGTAATAGAGGGAGCGAAAAAAACGCGTTGCTCCTCGGCTATCCCGCGTACGGGAATGGTGGCACGATTCCACCGCTGCCGGGAACGAAGGATGAGGTTCAAGCGATCACAATGCTGCTACGCGCGCATGGCTACCACTGTCGTGAACTGCTTGGACGCGATGCATCGGAAGACACGCTTCTGAAGACGGCTCACCCGGGCATCCTGCATCTTGCGACACACGGATATTTTATCGATGGCAACCTTCGCGGTTCCAATGTCGCCAGCATCATTCCCGGCGGCTATTCCGATGACGATGTGCAGCGCTTTCCCCTGCTGCGCAGCGGACTGTTGCTGGCGGGCGCCACCACGGCATCCACGCCGCAGCTTTCGGCATCCTCTGGCTCCGACGGGATCCTGACCGCATACGAGGCCATGCATCTGGATTTGCAGTCAACAAGACTTGTTGTGCTGTCGGCATGCAATACCGGACTCGGCACGGTGCGCATCGGAGAAGGTGTTTACGGCCTGCAGCGTGCCATGCTCGTTGCCGGAGCGCAGGCAGTGCTGATGAGCCTCTGGCCGGTCAGCGATGAGGCGACAACCGTGCTCATGACGGCGTTTTACGCACGGTATCTCGAATCCGGGGATGTGAACGCCGCGTACCGCTCGGCACAGCAGCAGATTCGGAAACGGTGGGATACGCCCAGCATCTGGGGCGCCTTCGTTCTCGTCCGATGA
- a CDS encoding IPT/TIG domain-containing protein yields MNSIMRIVMALVLMLILIGCNEQDDTMNPTAADNASMQKKPTTTTNGPEITTISASSAIIGAEIVITGVDFGPRYKYATNYVRICGVKARVYSLWSKTEIHVTVPSGSIDPDGELTVTVNDVTSEGVPFEILWPGDVTIGTQTWYGTNLNVDHFSDAAQTTIPQINSWEEYEAWVDDGAKTPAWCWYNFDENMGKRYGKLYNWYAVMDSKGLAPSGYHIPSDYEWSVLADNLGASSPYNAVGYFGTDEGGKLREVGNSSWSVPNEGATNSSGFTALPGGYLSYLGNFIGFVFYDNTPFGLYAAYWSSTVHETDLTQAWLRLLYKDEARILRTYGKKTNFFSVRVIKDS; encoded by the coding sequence ATGAATTCGATTATGCGCATTGTCATGGCACTTGTTCTGATGCTTATACTCATCGGCTGCAACGAACAGGACGACACGATGAACCCGACAGCGGCAGACAATGCATCAATGCAGAAAAAACCAACGACCACGACCAACGGACCGGAGATCACAACCATAAGCGCGTCATCGGCAATCATCGGCGCAGAGATTGTTATCACCGGAGTAGATTTCGGTCCCCGGTACAAGTACGCAACGAACTACGTCAGAATCTGCGGCGTCAAGGCACGCGTATACTCGCTGTGGAGCAAGACAGAGATCCACGTGACGGTGCCCTCCGGCTCCATCGATCCTGACGGTGAGCTTACGGTAACAGTCAATGACGTCACCAGCGAAGGGGTCCCGTTCGAGATCCTGTGGCCGGGCGACGTCACTATCGGCACCCAGACCTGGTACGGGACGAACCTGAACGTCGATCACTTCAGTGACGCAGCACAGACGACAATCCCGCAGATCAACAGCTGGGAAGAGTATGAAGCCTGGGTAGACGACGGCGCCAAAACACCCGCGTGGTGCTGGTACAATTTCGATGAAAACATGGGTAAGCGTTACGGCAAGCTCTACAATTGGTATGCGGTTATGGATTCGAAGGGACTGGCTCCGTCCGGATATCATATCCCTTCCGATTATGAATGGTCGGTACTCGCCGATAATCTGGGCGCCAGCTCACCGTATAATGCTGTCGGGTATTTCGGTACGGATGAAGGCGGCAAGCTCAGGGAGGTCGGCAACAGCTCGTGGAGTGTGCCGAACGAAGGAGCCACCAACAGCTCCGGCTTCACCGCGCTGCCCGGGGGATATCTGTCGTATCTAGGCAATTTTATCGGCTTTGTGTTCTATGACAATACGCCATTCGGTCTGTACGCGGCGTACTGGTCATCGACGGTCCATGAAACAGATCTGACACAGGCGTGGCTCAGGTTACTATACAAGGATGAAGCCCGCATCCTCAGGACCTACGGAAAGAAAACCAATTTCTTCTCTGTCCGCGTGATCAAAGATTCCTAA
- a CDS encoding pyridoxamine 5'-phosphate oxidase family protein, translating to MIASRKLVFSVGFMGWLLASVLVHAQGDLASSHDRSEVISSAREIMNNAHFCTLVTLDSDGTPQARMVDPFPPDSSFAVWIGTNAVTRKVEQIRKDPRVTLSYLDSESGAYVTVLGRATLVDAEKQKATHWKESWSSFYSDDYRGSDYLLIRIEPRRIEVVSWAHGLLNDSKTWAPVAIIFPER from the coding sequence ATGATAGCTTCGAGAAAACTGGTATTCTCCGTCGGCTTTATGGGGTGGCTGCTCGCATCGGTCCTGGTTCATGCGCAGGGGGATTTGGCATCCTCGCACGACAGGTCGGAGGTTATCAGCTCCGCACGGGAAATCATGAACAACGCGCACTTCTGCACCCTCGTCACGCTTGACAGCGATGGCACACCACAAGCGCGCATGGTCGATCCCTTTCCACCAGATAGCAGCTTTGCCGTCTGGATCGGGACGAACGCGGTCACTCGTAAAGTCGAGCAGATACGGAAGGATCCACGGGTGACACTCTCCTATCTCGATTCCGAGAGCGGCGCCTATGTCACAGTACTGGGGCGGGCAACATTAGTCGATGCGGAGAAGCAGAAGGCAACGCACTGGAAAGAGTCATGGAGTTCGTTCTATTCGGATGATTACCGCGGAAGCGATTATCTGCTCATACGCATTGAACCTCGCCGCATTGAGGTCGTAAGCTGGGCGCATGGCCTGTTGAATGATTCGAAGACGTGGGCTCCTGTGGCCATCATCTTTCCTGAACGATGA
- a CDS encoding serine hydrolase, whose protein sequence is MKSNSNLRSIALRRLVLLCIVMCCVIPPASAQFSRLDPSSAANVDAWVEAGMRGKGIVGCSVGLMRGGEIAWLKGYGLRDRENGIPATEHTIYRTGSIAKTFTAILAMQLWEQGRLDLQEDVRAYVPEYPEKPQGTITPYRLLCHRSGIRHYEEYDTASAVNYERDHLFYDPIAALDVFKNGSLLFTPGTAFSYTTFGYNLLGAVIERAGEQPFEKQLRARINTVLDLPYVQAEYQRLRPYPEETKGYHSEGGVIVETPEDIGILFKVPGGGLVCTAVDLTLLIQGLARYRLLADSATQKWMSIDHSGGHGFGLGIMVGLHNGRTYVYHLGGQQRTSTIWLYDPETLNGVVITSNTFVGLESFALNLLDVIKESQLQGAPYEHIPHTLEAPRPLFPPDDAVVDNGDITLRWTSVPHAFSYICEHATDSAFADARRDTVHSTTITLSDLNNGEEIHWRVRARNDFLYGGTVGPFSAVSTFKTASTSDIAAMQMPGDITIYPNPANETVSISAAGRHRITAVYVHSLSGRLLSWWSIDSQHSISLPLGDIGFGNFLLSIRTNDGRSHSHLLLRR, encoded by the coding sequence ATGAAATCCAATTCAAACCTTCGCTCCATTGCACTTCGGCGGCTTGTCCTCCTGTGCATCGTGATGTGCTGTGTCATACCGCCGGCATCGGCGCAGTTCAGCCGGCTCGATCCGTCATCTGCAGCGAATGTGGATGCCTGGGTGGAGGCCGGCATGCGGGGCAAGGGAATCGTGGGATGCTCGGTTGGCCTGATGCGCGGAGGGGAGATCGCCTGGCTGAAGGGTTATGGACTGCGGGACCGCGAGAACGGCATTCCTGCGACGGAACATACCATCTACCGCACGGGCAGTATCGCCAAGACTTTCACAGCCATCCTCGCCATGCAGCTCTGGGAGCAGGGCAGGCTCGATCTGCAGGAGGACGTGCGCGCCTACGTGCCGGAGTACCCGGAGAAACCGCAGGGAACGATCACTCCCTACCGCCTGCTTTGCCACCGCAGTGGCATCCGCCACTATGAAGAATACGACACCGCTTCCGCGGTGAATTACGAACGCGATCACCTTTTCTATGACCCCATCGCCGCGCTCGACGTTTTCAAAAACGGATCCCTGTTGTTTACACCCGGGACGGCGTTTTCCTACACCACCTTCGGCTACAATCTCCTGGGAGCGGTGATCGAACGGGCAGGGGAACAGCCATTTGAAAAGCAGCTGCGTGCGCGCATCAACACCGTCCTTGACCTTCCCTACGTTCAGGCGGAGTACCAGCGACTGCGTCCTTATCCCGAAGAGACGAAGGGATACCACAGCGAGGGTGGGGTCATTGTTGAGACGCCGGAAGACATCGGCATTCTCTTCAAGGTGCCGGGAGGCGGACTGGTCTGCACGGCGGTGGACCTCACGCTTCTGATACAGGGCCTTGCCCGGTACAGATTGCTTGCAGACTCTGCGACACAGAAGTGGATGTCCATCGACCACTCAGGGGGACACGGGTTCGGACTCGGCATCATGGTCGGATTGCACAACGGAAGAACATACGTTTATCATCTCGGCGGACAGCAGCGCACCTCCACCATCTGGCTTTACGATCCGGAAACGCTCAATGGTGTCGTGATCACTTCGAACACTTTCGTCGGACTCGAGTCGTTTGCACTCAATCTGCTGGACGTCATAAAAGAGTCGCAGCTGCAGGGAGCTCCTTATGAACACATCCCGCATACATTGGAAGCGCCTCGTCCACTTTTTCCCCCGGACGATGCTGTTGTCGATAATGGGGACATCACCCTTCGATGGACATCAGTGCCCCACGCATTCTCCTATATCTGCGAGCATGCGACGGACAGTGCCTTCGCCGATGCCCGCCGCGATACCGTGCATTCCACCACGATTACCCTGTCGGATTTGAACAACGGGGAGGAGATTCACTGGCGCGTCCGCGCCAGGAATGATTTTCTGTATGGGGGTACCGTCGGTCCCTTCAGCGCGGTATCAACATTCAAAACCGCCTCCACCAGTGATATTGCAGCGATGCAGATGCCTGGGGACATAACGATATACCCCAACCCCGCGAATGAAACCGTATCCATTTCCGCAGCTGGCAGGCATCGCATAACGGCGGTGTACGTGCATTCCCTGTCAGGCCGTTTGCTCTCATGGTGGAGCATCGATTCACAGCACAGTATCTCGCTTCCTCTGGGTGATATCGGGTTTGGAAATTTTCTCCTCTCGATACGCACCAACGACGGCCGCTCGCACTCGCATCTACTGCTGCGAAGGTGA
- a CDS encoding T9SS type A sorting domain-containing protein, which translates to MLLFLSATHHQLSAQWQDESLLFTATDSAKTGYTHNRNIAVEGQLVHTVWMDSENGKWRPSYRRSTDGGNTWENVVHLADPNTRCPQYHVSLAVQQSAVYVVWSDERSGNSKIYLRRSTDAGESWKADRCITPAGLNCTSPGITCGASSIHVIYKEKLSYASQARYIRSTDGGEHWTEGTTFAEAGFMEVVAMAVVEPVIHTCWYDHNYGNSEIIYRRSTDDGETWENKVRLTEDPGVQNGCTVVASGEDVHVAWHDYRTGVFDIHYVHSLDGGAHWGEEGPIMVTPHNCYFPTLAVSAETVHLAWIDTRNDPGDIYYCRSDDAGRTWGPEEHIISSERRSRYPFLAVSGSALHLLWTDNHKEIHYASNPTGNETGTHTMGSTDYQVDLALDQNYPNPFRAHSTMQYHLPVMAHVRITLYDMLGRERRTLLDDARAPGTHSIQVDGSQFPTGSYLCRIVANGESASRLLTVTQH; encoded by the coding sequence GTGTTGCTATTTCTGAGTGCAACCCATCACCAACTGTCTGCACAATGGCAGGATGAAAGCCTACTATTCACTGCTACGGACAGCGCCAAAACAGGCTACACGCACAACAGAAATATTGCTGTTGAAGGACAGCTTGTCCATACCGTATGGATGGACTCGGAAAACGGGAAATGGCGCCCCTCGTATCGGCGATCGACTGATGGGGGAAACACCTGGGAGAACGTCGTGCATCTTGCCGATCCGAATACGCGGTGTCCACAATATCACGTCAGCCTGGCAGTGCAGCAGAGCGCGGTCTATGTCGTGTGGTCGGACGAGCGGAGCGGGAATTCAAAGATTTACCTGCGCAGATCGACAGACGCAGGTGAAAGCTGGAAAGCGGACAGATGCATCACGCCAGCTGGACTCAACTGCACTTCCCCGGGAATCACCTGTGGTGCTTCGAGTATTCATGTCATCTACAAGGAAAAGCTGTCCTATGCCTCTCAAGCAAGGTACATTCGCTCCACAGACGGAGGTGAACACTGGACGGAGGGCACGACCTTTGCTGAGGCGGGTTTCATGGAAGTTGTCGCGATGGCCGTCGTGGAGCCGGTTATTCATACGTGCTGGTATGATCACAATTATGGTAATTCTGAAATCATCTATCGTAGATCAACTGATGACGGCGAGACATGGGAGAATAAGGTACGGCTCACCGAAGACCCGGGGGTGCAGAATGGGTGCACGGTTGTCGCATCGGGAGAAGACGTGCATGTTGCCTGGCATGATTATCGTACAGGAGTCTTCGATATACATTATGTGCATTCCCTGGATGGGGGCGCGCATTGGGGAGAAGAGGGACCAATAATGGTAACGCCGCACAACTGTTATTTCCCGACGCTGGCTGTATCAGCTGAAACAGTACATCTCGCCTGGATCGACACCCGGAATGACCCGGGAGATATCTACTACTGTCGCTCTGATGACGCGGGGCGGACATGGGGACCCGAAGAACACATCATCTCCTCCGAGCGAAGATCCCGCTACCCTTTCCTCGCCGTATCCGGCAGCGCACTACACCTTCTCTGGACGGATAATCACAAAGAGATTCACTATGCGAGCAATCCTACCGGGAATGAAACCGGTACTCATACGATGGGTAGCACCGACTATCAGGTCGATCTCGCCCTCGACCAGAATTACCCGAATCCCTTCAGAGCACACTCGACCATGCAGTATCACCTCCCTGTCATGGCACACGTACGCATCACTCTGTATGACATGCTGGGACGGGAACGGCGCACCCTGCTTGATGATGCGCGAGCCCCCGGTACACATAGCATTCAGGTCGACGGATCGCAGTTCCCCACAGGCAGCTATCTCTGCCGCATCGTGGCGAACGGAGAAAGCGCAAGTCGTCTTCTTACTGTCACGCAGCACTAG
- a CDS encoding DinB family protein translates to MVDLNSRVCRVLKTCIFDMNIRRSQTLESIDLIRDNLLRSERITLARIDDMRAHGMVPSTQTGGCHTLWILGHLAFIETLVIRTYMLGEANPLTAWETIFDGSSISQSSDDFPVFETVLHQCRAARAATNSLLASLAEENLDTVSAACPPGAEELFGTWRLCFQYAADHWLMHRGQLADARHMAGITRMWY, encoded by the coding sequence ATGGTGGATTTAAATTCTCGTGTTTGTCGGGTCTTGAAAACCTGTATTTTCGATATGAACATCAGAAGGAGTCAAACCTTGGAATCGATTGACCTCATACGTGATAATCTGCTGAGAAGCGAAAGGATTACGCTTGCACGTATCGATGACATGCGAGCACACGGAATGGTTCCGTCAACCCAAACAGGCGGTTGTCACACACTGTGGATACTCGGCCACCTCGCCTTCATTGAAACACTTGTGATCCGCACGTATATGCTGGGTGAAGCGAATCCGCTGACGGCATGGGAAACGATCTTTGATGGCAGCAGCATTTCACAATCCAGCGATGATTTCCCGGTTTTCGAAACAGTCCTTCATCAGTGCAGAGCTGCCCGAGCTGCGACGAATTCCCTGCTTGCCTCGCTTGCCGAAGAAAATTTGGATACGGTGAGTGCTGCCTGTCCACCTGGTGCTGAAGAGTTGTTCGGTACCTGGCGGCTGTGCTTCCAGTATGCTGCAGATCACTGGCTCATGCATCGTGGGCAGCTTGCCGATGCCCGCCATATGGCCGGGATCACACGCATGTGGTATTGA
- a CDS encoding response regulator transcription factor, protein MTRNNGATQIRIVVADDHPVVRNGLRMMIDREKDLNLIGEAADGVQALAAIQETRPDIALIDIEMPGLTGLDILRELHMRRSATRCIILTLYDDPVIYRRAAEYGTMGYMLKDSAPCDILLGIRRVAAGEFYLGLPETACERKDAHPRATELLAVDSLTPSERRVLHLIAENKSTREIADELCISPRTVDSHRANICAKVGEHGSYGLIRFAIEHRMYL, encoded by the coding sequence GTGACACGGAACAACGGTGCGACACAAATACGCATCGTCGTCGCAGACGATCATCCGGTGGTGCGCAACGGCCTCCGCATGATGATTGATCGCGAAAAGGATCTGAACCTCATCGGCGAGGCCGCCGACGGTGTGCAGGCCCTCGCTGCCATACAGGAAACACGTCCGGACATCGCGCTGATTGACATTGAAATGCCGGGCCTGACGGGACTCGACATTCTGCGCGAACTGCACATGCGGCGATCTGCAACACGCTGCATCATCCTGACCCTGTATGACGATCCGGTCATTTACCGCCGCGCCGCGGAGTACGGCACCATGGGGTACATGCTCAAGGACAGCGCTCCGTGTGATATACTCCTCGGCATCCGACGCGTCGCTGCCGGGGAGTTTTATCTCGGTCTGCCGGAAACCGCGTGTGAGCGAAAGGACGCGCATCCTCGAGCCACTGAGCTTCTCGCGGTCGACTCACTCACGCCCAGCGAGCGGCGGGTGCTGCACCTGATCGCGGAAAACAAGTCCACCCGTGAAATCGCAGACGAACTCTGTATCAGTCCCCGTACCGTCGACAGCCATCGCGCCAACATCTGCGCGAAAGTCGGCGAACATGGCAGTTACGGGCTCATCCGTTTCGCTATCGAACACCGTATGTATCTCTGA
- a CDS encoding exo-alpha-sialidase has product MTTSMLGCNRRFVQQILILFLPVLLCKITIATAQWQAESTLFTTADSARTGYTNVKNVVAQGNLVHTIWMDKKNGKWRPAYRRSTDGGSTWEDVVHLAEPNTSHFSSHGSCAAHETTVHVIWSDQRNGSEQVYLRTSTDNGASWAEDRCITPDSSECSSPSIATDGKNVHVVYTETLRDLSYIKYIRSTDEGRHWMESVTLAAGSNLINVAIAVVGPVIHTCWSFNYGPEYLGNWDIVYRRSSDGGITWEESVDLSNDPGWSTGCGITASGDDVHVVWHDKRTGAWDIHYVSSRDGGAHWGEDTPIMVTPYDCLLPTLAISGERLHLAWVDLRNDAGDIYYCRSEDAGLSWGQAEAIVSSPTRSRFPHLAVADEALHLLWEDDYKEIRHKWDPTGNATRTHVVEESTGLLSFALDQNFPNPFTEWSNVQFSVPIMSRVRISLHDILGRELLTLLDETRDQGTYTLRINGSQLSAGSYLCRMQTADAVLSRIVTVLEQ; this is encoded by the coding sequence ATGACAACATCGATGCTTGGCTGCAATCGTAGATTTGTTCAACAAATTCTGATCCTTTTCTTACCCGTATTGCTCTGCAAGATCACTATAGCAACGGCACAGTGGCAGGCGGAAAGCACTCTATTCACAACCGCTGACAGTGCCCGCACCGGCTACACCAATGTCAAAAACGTTGTCGCGCAGGGTAATCTGGTCCACACGATCTGGATGGACAAGAAAAACGGGAAATGGCGCCCAGCGTATCGGCGCTCTACCGATGGGGGGAGTACCTGGGAGGATGTCGTGCATCTTGCCGAACCCAATACGAGCCACTTCAGCTCGCATGGCAGCTGTGCGGCGCATGAGACCACGGTGCATGTAATTTGGTCGGACCAGCGAAACGGGAGTGAGCAGGTGTATCTGCGAACCTCAACCGACAACGGTGCAAGCTGGGCAGAGGACCGCTGCATCACACCTGATAGCAGCGAGTGTTCTTCCCCATCAATCGCCACTGACGGAAAGAATGTGCATGTTGTCTACACCGAAACTCTTCGTGATCTCTCCTACATCAAATATATCCGGTCCACCGACGAAGGTAGGCACTGGATGGAGAGTGTGACGTTAGCAGCTGGGTCCAATCTTATAAATGTCGCAATTGCGGTCGTCGGTCCGGTGATTCATACTTGCTGGTCCTTCAACTACGGCCCCGAGTATCTGGGCAATTGGGATATCGTGTACCGGAGATCGTCAGATGGAGGCATCACATGGGAAGAGAGCGTTGATCTCTCAAATGATCCCGGGTGGTCGACCGGATGTGGTATCACTGCCTCGGGAGATGATGTACATGTTGTCTGGCACGACAAGCGTACCGGCGCCTGGGATATTCATTACGTGTCTTCACGGGATGGAGGAGCGCATTGGGGAGAGGACACGCCGATCATGGTGACCCCGTACGATTGTCTGCTTCCAACTTTAGCGATTTCTGGAGAGCGATTACATTTAGCATGGGTGGATTTGCGAAATGATGCTGGGGATATTTACTACTGCCGCTCCGAGGACGCTGGACTGTCATGGGGACAGGCAGAAGCAATTGTTTCTTCACCGACGAGATCCCGGTTTCCTCACCTGGCAGTAGCTGATGAGGCCCTGCATCTCCTCTGGGAAGATGATTATAAGGAAATCCGACACAAGTGGGATCCCACAGGCAATGCGACCAGAACCCATGTTGTAGAAGAGTCAACCGGGTTGCTTTCATTTGCACTCGACCAAAATTTTCCAAATCCCTTCACAGAATGGAGCAATGTACAATTCAGCGTACCTATCATGTCACGCGTTCGCATCAGTCTGCATGACATACTGGGACGCGAATTACTTACTCTGCTTGATGAAACGCGAGACCAGGGTACCTACACCCTGCGGATCAATGGCTCGCAGCTGTCCGCAGGAAGCTATCTCTGCCGAATGCAGACAGCTGATGCTGTGCTCAGCAGGATCGTGACAGTCCTGGAACAATGA